The genomic DNA GATTGTGTAACAGAAGAAATAATTGATAAAGCATGTGAAACTATAAAAGATGAGATTAAATATGGTAGCAATATGAGAGGAAGTGCTGAGTATAGACAGGCTGTTTCTCAAGTACTTGTAAAAAGAGCTTTAGAGGAGGTATTGTAATGCTTTTAAATTTGAATGTGAATGGAAGAATTAGAGAAATAGCAATTTCTCCTGATGAGTATCTTTTAGATGTACTTAGAAAATTAGGTTATTTAAGTGTAAAAAGAGGTTGTGATACAGGCTCATGTGGACTATGTACAGTGCTTGTAGATGACAAACCAGTTCTTTCATGTAGCACTTTAGCAGTTAGAGTACATGGTAAAAAGATTACAACTATAGAAGGATGTAAAAAAGAAGCAGAACAATTTGCTGAGTTTATGGCTGCAGAAGGAGCAGAACAATGTGGATTTTGTGCACCTGGTTTTACTTTGACAGTACTTGCTATGATGAAAGAATATGATAATCCTACTGATGAAGAAATTTTACATTATTTAAATGGAAATTTATGTAGATGTAGTGGATATATGTCACAATTGAGAGGGATTAAAAATTATATGGAGGCTGTAAAAAAAGATGAAAATAGTAAATAAAGGTATGAAAAAAATTGATAGCATAGGACTTATAACAGGGAAACCTTTTTATACAGATGATTTAGTTGCAAATCAAGAATACCTAATTGTTAAACTGTTAAGATCGCCTCATGCATATGCAAGGATAAAAAATATAAATACTTCTATAGCTGAAAAAGTTCCTGGGGTAGAAGCTATCTATACTTATAAAGATGTACCTCAAACTAAGTTTACATTAGCTGGTCAATCTTATCCAGAACCATCACCATATGATAGAAAAATTTTAGATGAGTATGTTAGGTTTGTAGGTGATCCAGTAGCTATAATTGCTGCTGTAGATGAAAAAACTGCTGAAAAAGCAATGAAATTAATTAAAGTAGA from Fusobacterium hominis includes the following:
- a CDS encoding (2Fe-2S)-binding protein, encoding MLLNLNVNGRIREIAISPDEYLLDVLRKLGYLSVKRGCDTGSCGLCTVLVDDKPVLSCSTLAVRVHGKKITTIEGCKKEAEQFAEFMAAEGAEQCGFCAPGFTLTVLAMMKEYDNPTDEEILHYLNGNLCRCSGYMSQLRGIKNYMEAVKKDENSK